In the Sebastes fasciatus isolate fSebFas1 chromosome 20, fSebFas1.pri, whole genome shotgun sequence genome, one interval contains:
- the hbae5 gene encoding hemoglobin, alpha embryonic 5, which produces MSLSDRDKAAVRALWNKVYKSADAIGADAVARMIVVYPQTKTYFTHWSDMSPGSAPVKAHGKKVMSGIGLAVSKIDDLNAGLLELSEQHAFQLRVDPSNFKILSHCILVVLAIMFPKEFSPEAHVAYDKFLCAVALALSEKYR; this is translated from the exons ATGAGTTTGAGCGACAGAGACAAGGCTGCCGTCAGGGCCCTGTGGAACAAAGTCTACAAGTCAGCTGATGCCATCGGGGCTGACGCTGTGGCAAG gATGATTGTCGTCTATCCGCAGACCAAGACCTACTTCACCCACTGGTCAGACATGAGCCCCGGCTCCGCCCCCGTGAAGGCCCACGGAAAGAAAGTGATGAGTGGAATCGGTTTGGCTGTGAGCAAGATCGACGACCTGAACGCTGGTCTGCTCGAGCTCAGCGAGCAGCACGCCTTCCAGCTGAGAGTGGACCCGTCCAACTTCAAG ATCCTCTCCCACTGCATTCTCGTGGTGCTCGCCATCATGTTCCCAAAGGAGTTCAGCCCTGAGGCCCATGTCGCCTATGATAAGTTCCTGTGTGCAGTGGCCCTGGCTCTCTCAGAGAAATACCGCTGA
- the LOC141758878 gene encoding aquaporin-8-like has protein sequence MGLEKMGMEDTDSTLMEKGQKPPAPKPPNKYEKLFQPCLAEIVGTMFFVFVGCVSVIENVPAAGRLQPALVHGLAVAVLVAVMDNISGSHFNPPFTIAIYLCGGMELIMVGPYLASQLIGGVLGAGMAKMMVPTDRYFNATGAAFDILKSESQLSGAIFGEVAMTCLITMVVLLVAVNGKTKTPLAPFLVGCTVIINVLAGGDVSGTCLNPARAFGPAVMTNYWVYHWVYWVGPIGGGLVAAALLRLILGDDKLRVVMKS, from the exons ATGGGGCTTGAGAAAATGGGAATGGAAGACACAGACTCTACTCTGATGGAGAAGGGCCAGAAGCCACCAGCACCCAAACCTCCCAACAAATACGAGAAGCTCTTCCAGCCCTGCCTGGCCGAGATAGTGGGGACCATGTTCTTCGTCTTCGTCGGCTGCGTGTCCGTCATCGAGAACGTGCCGGCGGCTGGTCGGCTGCAGCCGGCCCTGGTGCACGGACTGGCTGTGGCGGTGTTGGTGGCGGTCATGGATAACATCAG TGGCTCCCATTTCAACCCTCCCTTCACTATTGCCATCTACCTGTGTGGAGGCATGGAGCTGATCATGGTGGGACCCTACCTGGCCAGCCAGCTGATTGGAGGAGTGCTGGGAGCTGGAATGGCCAAG ATGATGGTCCCTACAGACCGCTACTTCAACGCCACCGGAGCAGCGTTTGATATCCTCAAGTCAGAGAGCCAGCTGTCTGGAGCCATCTTCGGGGAGGTGGCCATGACCTGCTTGATCACCatggtggtgctgctggtggcGGTGAACGGCAAGACGAAAACCCCACTGGCTCCGTTCCTGGTGGGCTGCACCGTCATAATCAACGTCCTGGCAGG GGGTGACGTATCAGGCACGTGCCTGAACCCTGCCAGAGCTTTCGGTCCAGCTGTGATGACCAACTACTGGGTCTACCACTGGGTTTACTGGGTGGGACCCATCGGAGGAGGCCTGGTGGCCGCTGCTTTGCTCAG GCTCATTCTGGGTGATGATAAGTTACGAGTTGTTATGAAATCATAA
- the LOC141758240 gene encoding aquaporin-8-like, with translation MSGMESKTEVFTITETGGEPAVEKGNANKKRCVFEQYVQPCLAELFGTSLFVFVGCASVVGNVGAGGVIQPAVAHGLALGVLIMMFGPISGGHFNPAVSLSVYLCGGMGLPLLLPYILTQMCGGMIGAGLTKAIYPDTLYASSLGGAFNIDANDLARTTLAEAVMSLFLTTVVCMGAVNNQTRSPWAPFGIGLTVTANIFAGGIVSGACLNPARAFGPAVAANHWNHHWVYWVGPTCGALLTVSFIRLLLGDQKTRVVLK, from the exons ATGTCAGGGATGGAATCCAAGACAGAAGTCTTCACAATAACTGAGACGGGAGGAGAGCCGGCAGTTGAGAAAGGCAATGCCAACAAGAAGAGATGTGTCTTTGAGCAGTATGTGCAGCCCTGCCTGGCTGAGCTGTTTGGGACCagcctgtttgtgtttgtggggTGTGCGTCTGTCGTTGGGAACGTGGGAGCAGGTGGTGTCATCCAGCCTGCTGTGGCTCATGGACTGGCTCTGGGAGTGCTGATCATGATGTTTGGGCCAATTAG TGGGGGCCACTTTAACCCTGCGGTGTCTCTGAGCGTCTACCTGTGTGGAGGGATGGGGCTTCCACTGCTGCTGCCTTACATCCTGACTCAGATGTGTGGGGGGATGATCGGTGCTGGTTTGACCAAG GCAATCTACCCCGATACTTTATATGCTTCTTCCCTTGGAGGAGCCTTTAACATCGACGCCAATGATCTGGCTAGAACCACTCTGGCAGAGGCGGTGATGTCCCTGTTCCTCACCACGGTGGTGTGCATGGGGGCCGTCAACAACCAAACCCGCTCGCCGTGGGCTCCTTTCGGCATCGGCCTCACTGTGACAGCAAATATATTTGCAGG AGGGATTGTGTCTGGAGCCTGTTTGAACCCGGCCCGAGCCTTCGGTCCTGCAGTGGCTGCCAACCACTGGAACCACCACTGGGTCTACTGGGTCGGACCCACTTGTGGAGCGCTGCTCACTGTCAGCTTCATCAG GTTGTTGCTTGGTGACCAGAAGACTAGAGTTGTGTTAaagtga